A region from the Vanacampus margaritifer isolate UIUO_Vmar chromosome 5, RoL_Vmar_1.0, whole genome shotgun sequence genome encodes:
- the c15h3orf80 gene encoding putative membrane protein C3orf80 homolog, whose amino-acid sequence MMPRLNGGGGGSTGTLFSACLLSVCQALRSCGEVQCADGQQCCPPIVAGNGSSNGDGSGGGGGVGGGLSVRCCKLPIHIFFDNVGWFTRKLSGILILLLLFAMGYFIQRIVCPRPRRHPHQDRGEEPSLFHGHATASQDSLLDRYPECNPVDFVSPNLPAYDEVKYLPTYEESMQEMHPDRSDDNLLAEDETSGPGRGGAAGPGAGEHRLDVVEGSGGQQPSPRTSRNSV is encoded by the coding sequence ATGATGCCCCGTCTGAACGGCGGAGGCGGTGGAAGTACCGGCACCCTTTTCTCGGCATGCCTCCTCTCCGTGTGTCAAGCCCTGCGGAGCTGCGGGGAGGTCCAGTGCGCCGACGGCCAACAGTGCTGCCCGCCCATTGTCGCCGGGAACGGGAGTAGCAACGGTGACGGATCCGGTGGCGGTGGTGGAGTCGGCGGCGGATTGTCGGTTCGGTGCTGCAAGCTCCCGATCCACATCTTCTTCGACAACGTGGGCTGGTTCACGCGGAAGTTGTCGGGCATCCTCATCCTGTTGCTGCTCTTCGCCATGGGCTACTTCATCCAGCGGATCGTGTGCCCGAGACCGCGCCGCCACCCGCACCAGGACCGCGGGGAAGAGCCGTCGCTCTTCCACGGCCACGCGACAGCCTCCCAGGACTCCCTCCTGGACCGCTACCCCGAGTGCAACCCGGTGGACTTCGTCTCGCCCAACCTGCCAGCCTACGACGAGGTGAAATATTTGCCCACGTACGAGGAGAGCATGCAGGAGATGCACCCGGACCGCTCCGACGATAACTTGCTGGCGGAAGACGAGACGAGCGGTCCGGGTAGAGGCGGGGCGGCCGGGCCGGGGGCTGGAGAGCACAGACTGGATGTTGTGGAGGGGTCGGGAGGGCAACAGCCCAGCCCAAGGACATCTCGGAACTCTGTCTGA